The following coding sequences lie in one Pseudomonas svalbardensis genomic window:
- a CDS encoding transposase, with product MQPTRRSYSKSFKAQVIQECAQPGASIASIALSHSLNANLVHK from the coding sequence ATGCAGCCAACACGCCGTTCCTATTCCAAGTCCTTCAAGGCCCAGGTCATTCAAGAGTGCGCCCAGCCCGGCGCTTCGATTGCCAGCATCGCGCTCAGCCATAGCCTCAACGCAAACC